In Nitrosopumilus sp. b3, one DNA window encodes the following:
- a CDS encoding aspartate ammonia-lyase, with protein MKFRLDQDSLGKVKIPSDAYYGAFTGRAIKQYHVTGNKSHENLIKSFVMIKRSAAVANMKTKAIDAKRGKAIVSACDKILSGKHVDQFVVDMINSGAGTAFNMNSNEVIANVALEVLHKKKGQYEFLHPNDHVNMSQSSNDTYPTAMHVAILMNLKETIPAIDILIKSLSKKAKQFSSFKKIGRTHLMDALPVTLGSEFGAYVTSITKARNEIASSQKELQNVALGGTAVGSGANTPKGYRKIAISELSKISKLALKPEKDMQHGLQSKFAVANASSALRNLALEIGKLANDIRLMASGPIAGLAEIGIPAVHAGSSIMPGKVNPSLAECMNMVCFNIIGNDTSVSYAAQSGQFELNVMLPGMLKCMLESTDMLKNFLPMFSANLIDGLTANKEKLRADIENSPVIVTLLTPKIGYLKSAELFKESLKTGKTIRELVVSKKLMSNKEIDSLFG; from the coding sequence ATGAAATTTAGATTAGATCAAGACTCGCTGGGAAAAGTCAAAATCCCATCTGACGCATATTATGGAGCATTTACAGGAAGAGCAATCAAACAATACCATGTTACAGGTAACAAAAGCCATGAGAATCTGATAAAGTCGTTTGTAATGATAAAACGCTCTGCAGCAGTTGCAAACATGAAGACCAAAGCCATAGATGCAAAACGAGGTAAAGCAATAGTTTCAGCATGTGACAAAATTTTGTCCGGAAAGCATGTAGACCAATTTGTAGTCGATATGATCAATTCCGGTGCAGGTACTGCATTTAACATGAATTCTAATGAAGTCATTGCAAATGTAGCATTAGAAGTATTACACAAGAAGAAAGGACAGTATGAGTTTCTCCATCCAAATGATCATGTAAACATGTCACAGTCCAGTAATGATACCTATCCTACTGCAATGCATGTTGCAATTTTGATGAATCTAAAAGAAACAATTCCAGCAATCGACATTTTAATTAAATCATTATCAAAGAAGGCAAAACAATTTTCATCATTTAAGAAAATTGGAAGAACACATCTGATGGATGCACTGCCAGTTACATTGGGAAGTGAATTTGGAGCATATGTAACATCAATCACAAAAGCAAGAAATGAAATTGCATCATCACAAAAAGAATTACAAAATGTTGCATTAGGTGGAACAGCCGTAGGTTCTGGTGCAAACACTCCTAAAGGATATAGAAAGATTGCAATATCGGAATTATCTAAGATTTCAAAACTTGCATTAAAACCTGAAAAAGATATGCAGCATGGTTTGCAAAGTAAATTTGCCGTTGCAAATGCATCAAGTGCTCTAAGAAACTTGGCTTTAGAAATTGGAAAACTTGCAAATGATATTAGATTAATGGCATCAGGTCCCATTGCAGGATTAGCAGAGATTGGAATTCCAGCTGTTCATGCAGGCTCATCAATTATGCCTGGTAAAGTAAATCCATCTTTAGCCGAATGCATGAACATGGTTTGCTTTAACATAATCGGAAATGATACTTCAGTATCTTATGCTGCACAAAGTGGGCAGTTTGAGCTAAACGTCATGCTACCTGGAATGCTAAAATGCATGCTAGAGTCAACAGATATGCTCAAAAATTTCCTACCAATGTTTTCTGCAAATCTAATTGACGGACTAACTGCAAATAAAGAAAAACTTCGTGCAGACATTGAGAATAGTCCAGTGATAGTTACACTGCTAACTCCAAAGATTGGGTATCTAAAATCTGCAGAACTTTTCAAAGAATCACTAAAAACTGGAAAAACTATCAGGGAGCTTGTTGTTTCAAAGAAATTAATGAGTAACAAAGAGATCGATTCTCTTTTCGGATAG
- a CDS encoding tRNA (N(6)-L-threonylcarbamoyladenosine(37)-C(2))-methylthiotransferase, with product MAKIFVEAYGCSASFGDSEMISGLIQNGGHTLVENSSESDLNIVVTCSVKDSTANKMMYRIKSLKSKPLIVAGCLPKAEQSSVEKFADQASLLGPNSLGKTLQIINSTLNGRKQIALEDSDLSKVGLPKVRLNPSVGIVEIASGCMSECTFCQTKLSKGDLSSYRLGDIVRQVQTEIKEGCKEVWLTSTDNGCYGFDIGTDLPSLVNAVVEIPEDFMIRVGMMNPMYMPRIKDRLIESYDNDKVFKFLHIPVQSGSDKVLHDMKRGHTAGTFREMVKMARERFNQFTISTDIIVGFPSETEEDFQKTISLLDETKPDTVNLSRYSARPGTDAAELKQLDAAEAKRRTKIIFEQISKLSIESNRKWIGWKGRVLFDEMTDEGIKGRNFAYKPVSVVDKVAIGESHIVEITDATVKRLVGKIAS from the coding sequence ATGGCAAAAATTTTCGTAGAAGCTTACGGATGTTCTGCAAGCTTTGGTGACTCTGAAATGATTTCAGGGTTGATTCAAAATGGTGGTCATACATTAGTAGAAAATTCATCTGAATCAGATCTTAACATAGTAGTGACGTGTTCTGTAAAGGACTCTACAGCAAACAAAATGATGTATAGAATAAAATCATTAAAATCAAAACCACTAATTGTTGCAGGATGCCTTCCAAAAGCTGAACAATCCAGTGTAGAGAAATTTGCAGATCAAGCTAGTCTTTTAGGACCAAACTCACTTGGGAAAACGCTTCAGATAATCAATTCAACACTAAATGGAAGGAAGCAAATTGCTTTGGAAGACTCTGATTTATCAAAAGTTGGACTACCAAAAGTAAGACTAAATCCTTCCGTTGGGATTGTAGAAATTGCAAGTGGGTGTATGAGTGAGTGTACATTCTGTCAGACTAAATTATCAAAGGGAGATCTTTCAAGCTATAGACTTGGAGATATTGTAAGACAAGTCCAAACAGAAATCAAAGAGGGATGCAAAGAAGTGTGGCTGACATCAACAGACAATGGATGTTATGGATTTGATATTGGAACGGATTTGCCATCATTAGTAAATGCAGTTGTAGAGATTCCAGAGGATTTCATGATCAGAGTAGGAATGATGAATCCAATGTACATGCCAAGAATTAAGGATAGATTAATTGAATCATATGATAATGACAAAGTCTTCAAATTCCTTCACATTCCAGTTCAGAGTGGAAGTGACAAAGTTTTGCATGATATGAAACGAGGCCACACAGCAGGGACTTTTAGAGAAATGGTAAAAATGGCAAGAGAGCGATTTAATCAATTTACAATTTCAACTGACATCATAGTTGGATTCCCTTCAGAAACTGAAGAAGATTTTCAGAAAACAATTTCTCTGCTTGATGAGACAAAGCCAGATACCGTAAATTTATCTAGATACAGTGCTAGACCAGGTACAGATGCTGCTGAGTTGAAACAACTGGATGCAGCAGAAGCTAAACGAAGAACAAAGATAATTTTTGAGCAGATCAGTAAATTATCAATAGAATCCAACAGAAAGTGGATCGGTTGGAAGGGCAGAGTACTATTCGATGAAATGACAGATGAGGGAATTAAGGGAAGAAATTTTGCTTACAAGCCTGTATCAGTTGTTGACAAAGTGGCCATTGGTGAATCACACATAGTTGAAATCACAGATGCTACTGTGAAGAGACTCGTTGGAAAGATCGCAAGCTAA